One part of the Lycium ferocissimum isolate CSIRO_LF1 chromosome 8, AGI_CSIRO_Lferr_CH_V1, whole genome shotgun sequence genome encodes these proteins:
- the LOC132067453 gene encoding glutathione S-transferase U17-like: MAENDLKILGAWPSPYVMRPRIALNIKSLGYDFLEEQFGSKSDLLLKSNPVYKKIPVLIHDGKPICESLIIVQYIDENWNSGPSILPSDPYDRAIARFWATYIDDKWFPALRGIAAAQVEDAKKAAIESVVEGLVLLEDAFKNCSKGEKFFGGDKIGYLDIALGCFLGWVRVTEKMNNVKLLDEAKTPGLYKWAEDFCADSSVKDVMPETNKLAEVAKIILAKIRAQASS; the protein is encoded by the exons ATGGctgaaaatgatttaaaaatattAGGTGCATGGCCTAGTCCATATGTTATGAGGCCACGTATAGCTCTTAACATAAAATCTTTGGGTTATGATTTCTTGGAAGAACAATTTGGTTCTAAGAGTGATCTTCTCCTTAAATCAAATCCTGTTTACAAGAAAATCCCAGTTCTAATTCATGATGGAAAGCCTATTTGTGAATCTCTCATTATTGTTCAGTATATTGATGAAAATTGGAATTCTGGTCCCTCTATTCTTCCTTCTGATCCTTATGATCGTGCCATTGCCAGATTTTGGGCCACTTATATTGATGATAAG TGGTTTCCAGCACTGCGTGGCATAGCAGCAGCACAAGTAGAGGACGCGAAAAAGGCGGCAATAGAGTCGGTGGTCGAAGGCCTAGTGTTGTTGGAAGATGCCTTCAAGAATTGCAGCAAAGGTGAGAAGTTCTTCGGTGGAGACAAAATTGGATACTTAGACATTGCACTTGGCTGCTTCTTGGGTTGGGTGAGGGTGACTGAGAAGATGAACAATGTAAAGCTACTTGATGAAGCCAAGACTCCAGGTTTATATAAATGGGCTGAAGATTTTTGTGCTGATAGTTCTGTCAAAGATGTCATGCCTGAAACTAATAAGCTTGCTGAGGTTGCTAAGATCATTCTGGCCAAAATTAGAGCCCAAGCATCTAGCTAA
- the LOC132067454 gene encoding glutathione S-transferase U17-like, giving the protein MATSNVKLLGRNGCPFVNRVQMALNLKSIDHEFIEENPFKKSELLLKSNPVSKKVPVLFHAEKTICESLLIVQYIDEAWPNGPTILPSDPYERATARFWAAYIDEKWFPLTAEYRKAEGEEAKAAVRDKVIEGTLLLEEAFIKCSKGKSFYGGDNIGYIDIVLGSLLGWLKAEEILTSTKIFDETKILKLVAWAERFCADKTVKDFIPESEKLAEGFKKFEKLKAASNSN; this is encoded by the exons ATGGCAACCAGCAATGTAAAGCTTCTGGGAAGAAACGGATGCCCTTTTGTGAATCGGGTTCAAATGGCCCTTAACTTGAAGTCCATCGACCATGAATTCATCGAAGAGAATCCTTTCAAGAAAAGTGAGCTTCTCCTCAAATCAAATCCTGTTAGTAAGAAAGTCCCAGTTCTCTTCCACGCTGAAAAGACTATATGTGAGTCTCTCCTCATCGTGCAATACATCGATGAAGCTTGGCCTAATGGTCCCACCATACTTCCTTCTGATCCTTATGAACGTGCCACTGCCCGGTTTTGGGCAGCCTATATTGATGAAAAA TGGTTTCCATTAACAGCAGAGTATAGGAAAGCAGAAGGAGAAGAAGCAAAGGCAGCAGTGAGAGACAAAGTGATTGAAGGGACATTGCTGCTAGAGGAAGCTTTCATCAAATGCAGCAAAGGCAAATCTTTCTATGGTGGAGATAACATTGGTTACATTGACATTGTTCTTGGGAGCTTATTGGGATGGCTTAAAGCAGAAGAAATTTTGACTTCCACAAAAATATTTGATGAAACCAAGATTCTGAAATTAGTCGCATGGGCTGAGAGATTTTGTGCAGACAAAACAGTGAAGGATTTCATCCCGGAATCTGAGAAACTTGCTGAAGGTTTCAAGAAGTTTGAGAAACTAAAAGCTGCCTCAAACTCAAATTAG
- the LOC132067456 gene encoding uncharacterized protein LOC132067456 isoform X1 has product MNASALPDELWRRILETGIESSKLNYKDVCSLSITCTRFNRISNDDSLWSSLFFAHFHHYPVKEQHPQSSSNVSNKSLYKTRSLMNDTEAEIQELRRLQREVDLSETVMNFLAWQERLKVADLKNSLTLRKWCTMARVTELHRVFGTNLKEYRLSSTARRVVRGIIKFFFDLFEKNKVPVSLINQDKIHVRGDMTIWVAGLVTHPLSDDLRNEAINKLLDIIRSFVGENLPKDVEHLLECLEESKTIDCMKVVALMHPSMYDNFRFAAFIQYMYQLYMCNANNQTSDLAKFKTITYSIPPYCNPEAQWVNRIRNDASGSATWNELLNLTISEIGQSHQDFDTPIGILILLGSALAHASSKWPSSSYRKCGERTLCSFPYIYAILCAIYGFRQVFQRALDVVGHIHEKFYYGVATQSQRS; this is encoded by the exons ATGAATGCATCAGCTTTACCGGATGAACTATGGAGACGAATCCTTGAAACTGGAATTGAATCCTCCAAGCTCAACTACAAAGATGTTTGCAGCCTCTCCATAACTTGCACGCGCTTCAATCGAATCTCCAACGATGATTCTCTCTGGTCCTCTTTATTCTTCGCTCATTTCCACCATTATCCTGTTAAGGAACAACATCCTCAATCTTCTTCTAATGTTTCTAACAAATCGCTATATAAAACTAG ATCTCTGATGAATGACACAGAAGCTGAAATACAAGAACTTAGAAGATTACAAAGAGAGGTGGATCTATCAGAGACTGTAATGAACTTTTTAGCTTGGCAAGAAAGGTTAAAAGTTGCTGATCTTAAAAATAGTTTAACCCTGAGAAAATGGTGCACAATGGCAAGGGTCACGGAGCTGCATAGGGTGTTCGGTACAAATTTGAAAGAATATCGACTCTCTTCCACAGCAAGGCGTGTAGTTCG GGGAATCattaaatttttctttgatCTATTTGAAAAAAACAAAGTTCCCGTGTCGCTGATTAACCAAGACAAAATACACGTCAGGGGTGATATGACTATATGGGTAGCTGGCCTGGTCACACACCCGTTGTCAGATGATTTACGGAATGAAGCGATAAACAAACTGCTAGACATCATACGTAGCTTTGTGGGAGAAAATCTACCCAAAGATGTTGAGCATTTGCTGGAATGCCTTGAAGAGTCTAAGACTATAGA tTGCATGAAAGTGGTAGCCTTGATGCATCCTAGCATGTATGATAATTTTAGATTCGCTGCATTCATTCAGTACATGTATCAACTGTACATGTGCAATGCAAACAATCAAACCAGTGACTTGGCCAAGTTCAAGACTATTACTTATTCTATACCGCCTTATTGCAACCCCGAAGCGCaatgggtgaatagaataaggAATGATGCAAGTGGTAGTGCAACGTGGAATGAACTCCTCAACTTAACCATCTCAGAAATTGGACAGTCCCATCAGGATTTTGATACTCCCATTGGCATACTGATTCTTCTGGGGAGTGCGCTGGCACACGCATCATCAA AATGGCCGTCAAGTTCGTATCGAAAATGTGGAGAGCGAACTCTTTGTTCTTTTCCCTACATATATGCCATACTTTGTGCAATTTATGGTTTCCGGCAAGTATTTCAAAG AGCATTGGATGTTGTAGGCCATATTCATGAGAAGTTTTACTATGGAGTAGCAACACAAAGCCAGAGATCATGA
- the LOC132067456 gene encoding uncharacterized protein LOC132067456 isoform X2 produces the protein MNASALPDELWRRILETGIESSKLNYKDVCSLSITCTRFNRISNDDSLWSSLFFAHFHHYPVKEQHPQSSSNVSNKSLYKTRSLMNDTEAEIQELRRLQREVDLSETVMNFLAWQERLKVADLKNSLTLRKWCTMARVTELHRVFGTNLKEYRLSSTARRVVRGIIKFFFDLFEKNKVPVSLINQDKIHVRGDMTIWVAGLVTHPLSDDLRNEAINKLLDIIRSFVGENLPKDVEHLLECLEESKTIDCMKVVALMHPSMYDNFRFAAFIQYMYQLYMCNANNQTSDLAKFKTITYSIPPYCNPEAQWVNRIRNDASGSATWNELLNLTISEIGQSHQDFDTPIGILILLGSALAHASSSNNGRQVRIENVESELFVLFPTYMPYFVQFMVSGKYFKEHWML, from the exons ATGAATGCATCAGCTTTACCGGATGAACTATGGAGACGAATCCTTGAAACTGGAATTGAATCCTCCAAGCTCAACTACAAAGATGTTTGCAGCCTCTCCATAACTTGCACGCGCTTCAATCGAATCTCCAACGATGATTCTCTCTGGTCCTCTTTATTCTTCGCTCATTTCCACCATTATCCTGTTAAGGAACAACATCCTCAATCTTCTTCTAATGTTTCTAACAAATCGCTATATAAAACTAG ATCTCTGATGAATGACACAGAAGCTGAAATACAAGAACTTAGAAGATTACAAAGAGAGGTGGATCTATCAGAGACTGTAATGAACTTTTTAGCTTGGCAAGAAAGGTTAAAAGTTGCTGATCTTAAAAATAGTTTAACCCTGAGAAAATGGTGCACAATGGCAAGGGTCACGGAGCTGCATAGGGTGTTCGGTACAAATTTGAAAGAATATCGACTCTCTTCCACAGCAAGGCGTGTAGTTCG GGGAATCattaaatttttctttgatCTATTTGAAAAAAACAAAGTTCCCGTGTCGCTGATTAACCAAGACAAAATACACGTCAGGGGTGATATGACTATATGGGTAGCTGGCCTGGTCACACACCCGTTGTCAGATGATTTACGGAATGAAGCGATAAACAAACTGCTAGACATCATACGTAGCTTTGTGGGAGAAAATCTACCCAAAGATGTTGAGCATTTGCTGGAATGCCTTGAAGAGTCTAAGACTATAGA tTGCATGAAAGTGGTAGCCTTGATGCATCCTAGCATGTATGATAATTTTAGATTCGCTGCATTCATTCAGTACATGTATCAACTGTACATGTGCAATGCAAACAATCAAACCAGTGACTTGGCCAAGTTCAAGACTATTACTTATTCTATACCGCCTTATTGCAACCCCGAAGCGCaatgggtgaatagaataaggAATGATGCAAGTGGTAGTGCAACGTGGAATGAACTCCTCAACTTAACCATCTCAGAAATTGGACAGTCCCATCAGGATTTTGATACTCCCATTGGCATACTGATTCTTCTGGGGAGTGCGCTGGCACACGCATCATCAAGTAAT AATGGCCGTCAAGTTCGTATCGAAAATGTGGAGAGCGAACTCTTTGTTCTTTTCCCTACATATATGCCATACTTTGTGCAATTTATGGTTTCCGGCAAGTATTTCAAAG AGCATTGGATGTTGTAG